From Gemmatimonadota bacterium, one genomic window encodes:
- a CDS encoding c-type cytochrome, whose product MMPRLEVDLKYAVILFCWSLTVLGGVMGSGCDRIVTNRPTEGDNFESPLEGMSPSLNAVFIQGDENFERTFTVEEGLGPIFNNVGCESCHPADGRGTPELGFTRFGLGGDPAAELGGPQHQDKAIPGVPLEEMPSGMERTFRMPPPVFGVGMIEAIPAWVILSRADPNDLDGDGISGRPNMVHAAEFVSGSHVGGGPGLQLGRFSRKAQVSSLLQQVAEAYHQDIGITSDFIPVETPHPQAGGIAIGDRVADPEIPAATVLETVTYVRQLRPPERGEITPEVERGDQLFNEIGCAACHVPTMRTGASSIPELSHIDVHLFSDLLLHDMGPDLADFRPDGDASGTEWRTAPLWGLRLVEEFLNGEAFYLHDGRTSDLGEAILFHGGEASAARNRFAGLSDEDREALLAFLRSL is encoded by the coding sequence ATGATGCCTCGCCTGGAGGTAGATTTGAAGTACGCGGTAATCCTGTTCTGCTGGAGTCTGACAGTGCTGGGAGGAGTGATGGGGTCGGGGTGCGACCGGATCGTTACCAATCGGCCAACGGAGGGAGATAACTTCGAATCGCCGCTGGAGGGCATGTCGCCCAGTCTCAATGCGGTGTTTATCCAGGGCGACGAGAACTTCGAGCGCACTTTCACCGTGGAAGAAGGGCTCGGGCCCATCTTCAATAACGTCGGTTGCGAGAGCTGTCATCCCGCCGATGGGCGCGGGACGCCGGAACTGGGATTCACCCGCTTCGGCCTCGGGGGCGACCCGGCCGCGGAGTTGGGCGGCCCGCAACACCAGGACAAGGCCATTCCAGGCGTTCCCCTCGAAGAGATGCCGTCCGGAATGGAGCGTACATTCAGGATGCCGCCTCCGGTATTCGGTGTGGGGATGATCGAAGCCATCCCGGCCTGGGTTATTCTATCCCGCGCCGATCCGAACGACCTGGATGGCGATGGCATATCCGGCCGGCCCAATATGGTGCATGCCGCCGAATTCGTATCAGGTTCTCACGTAGGCGGCGGACCCGGACTTCAGTTGGGACGCTTTTCTCGCAAGGCGCAGGTCTCTTCCCTCCTCCAGCAGGTCGCCGAGGCCTACCACCAGGATATCGGCATTACCAGTGATTTCATTCCCGTGGAAACCCCCCATCCCCAGGCCGGTGGGATCGCCATCGGAGACCGGGTGGCCGATCCAGAGATCCCCGCCGCAACCGTGCTGGAGACGGTCACGTACGTGCGTCAGCTCAGGCCGCCGGAGCGTGGCGAAATCACGCCCGAAGTCGAGCGCGGCGACCAGCTCTTTAACGAGATCGGCTGCGCCGCCTGCCATGTGCCGACGATGAGAACCGGCGCCAGTTCGATTCCGGAGCTGAGTCACATCGACGTCCACCTTTTTTCCGATCTGCTGCTGCACGACATGGGACCCGATCTGGCGGACTTCCGCCCGGATGGGGACGCTTCCGGCACGGAGTGGCGCACGGCGCCGCTATGGGGGTTGCGCCTGGTCGAGGAATTCCTGAATGGCGAGGCCTTCTACCTGCACGACGGCCGCACCTCGGATCTCGGCGAAGCGATACTCTTCCACGGTGGTGAAGCCTCGGCCGCCCGCAACCGGTTCGCAGGCCTGAGCGACGAGGATCGCGAAGCCCTGCTGGCCTTTCTCAGGTCGTTATAA
- a CDS encoding phytanoyl-CoA dioxygenase family protein, with protein sequence MSNHPTDAERFLFDTNGYLVLEAFLPESLVDTLNDALERTIARRRDPGFQRAHEPAFADKLDSANARVMHLLAEDPHFLDMLDYEPMMDYVHGLFNKMPHLHSTDAIYEIEPEEHHGKGWHTDGIQDGFRDFQPHVPLLQFKVGYYLSDMTEPDQGNLTLVPGSHKSLVVPDAKNGMPGAVQICGRPGTAVLFHNGVWHSAGPFTRRGGKRVILYYGYEHPWMLACAEQWRYDRAFLNSLTPRHRPFFHGFVFDPPEYRWG encoded by the coding sequence ATGTCCAACCATCCCACGGACGCCGAACGCTTCCTCTTCGACACAAATGGCTACCTGGTGCTGGAAGCTTTCCTTCCTGAGTCCCTGGTCGACACGCTAAACGACGCGCTGGAGCGGACGATAGCGCGTCGCCGCGACCCCGGGTTCCAACGAGCGCACGAACCGGCCTTCGCCGATAAACTGGACTCGGCTAACGCGCGGGTCATGCACCTGCTGGCCGAAGACCCGCACTTTCTGGACATGCTCGACTACGAGCCGATGATGGACTATGTTCACGGTCTGTTCAACAAGATGCCCCATCTGCACTCGACCGATGCCATCTACGAGATCGAACCCGAAGAGCACCACGGAAAGGGCTGGCACACGGACGGGATCCAGGACGGATTTCGTGACTTCCAGCCGCACGTCCCGCTATTGCAGTTCAAAGTGGGGTACTACCTCAGCGACATGACCGAACCGGACCAGGGCAACCTGACCCTGGTACCGGGCAGCCACAAGTCCCTGGTCGTGCCTGACGCGAAGAATGGCATGCCCGGGGCTGTACAGATCTGCGGGCGACCCGGCACGGCCGTGCTCTTCCACAATGGAGTGTGGCATTCGGCCGGCCCGTTCACGCGCCGCGGCGGCAAGCGGGTGATCCTCTACTACGGGTACGAACACCCGTGGATGCTGGCGTGCGCGGAGCAGTGGCGTTATGACAGGGCTTTCCTTAACAGCCTCACACCGCGGCACCGGCCCTTCTTCCACGGTTTCGTATTCGATCCGCCGGAGTACCGCTGGGGTTGA